A region from the Sphingomonas flavescens genome encodes:
- a CDS encoding ornithine carbamoyltransferase — protein MRHLLSIRDLGQSDLNRILALSEQQPAPKVLTDKGVALYFEKPSARTRNSMELATAQLGGHPVYIQKDELGFGTRESVPDLTHTLACYHAIIAGRVFDHGLLEEMARVNAAPVLNMLSATDHPLQALADLLTIKQLLGRIEGVKVAFIGEANNVSRSLAEASALAGAEFVIASPEGYGFGNADVQEARDPADAVEGADIVYTDVWVSMGGDDSDERRAAFEPYQVDEALMERAPSARFLHCLPARRGEEVTAPVIDGSRSAVWRQAENRMHTARGAMLWMLEG, from the coding sequence GTGAGGCACCTGCTATCGATCCGGGACCTCGGCCAGAGCGACCTCAACCGCATCCTCGCGCTGTCCGAGCAGCAGCCGGCGCCCAAGGTGCTGACGGACAAGGGCGTCGCGCTCTATTTCGAAAAGCCGAGCGCGCGCACGCGCAACTCGATGGAACTGGCGACCGCGCAATTGGGCGGTCACCCCGTCTACATCCAGAAGGATGAGCTTGGTTTCGGAACGCGCGAGAGCGTGCCCGACCTGACGCACACGCTCGCTTGTTATCACGCGATCATCGCGGGGCGGGTGTTCGACCACGGCCTGCTCGAGGAAATGGCGCGGGTGAACGCGGCGCCGGTGCTCAACATGCTGTCGGCGACCGACCATCCGCTGCAGGCGCTGGCGGACCTGCTAACGATCAAGCAGCTGCTCGGCCGTATCGAAGGCGTAAAGGTCGCCTTCATCGGTGAGGCGAACAATGTTTCGCGCTCGCTCGCGGAGGCTAGCGCGCTGGCGGGTGCTGAGTTCGTCATCGCCAGCCCCGAAGGCTACGGCTTCGGCAACGCCGACGTGCAGGAAGCGCGCGACCCGGCGGACGCGGTCGAAGGCGCAGACATCGTCTACACCGACGTGTGGGTGTCGATGGGTGGCGACGACAGCGACGAGCGCCGCGCGGCCTTCGAGCCCTATCAGGTCGACGAAGCGCTGATGGAGCGTGCGCCGTCCGCCCGGTTCCTCCATTGCCTGCCCGCGCGGCGCGGCGAAGAAGTCACCGCGCCGGTCATTGACGGATCGCGCTCAGCCGTCTGGCGGCAGGCGGAAAATCGCATGCACACGGCGCGCGGCGCCATGCTCTGGATGCTGGAAGGCTAA
- the argB gene encoding acetylglutamate kinase, which produces MKIVLLPSEIATVLVEALPYIRQFAGKSVVVKLGGAAIDRESDLALAQDVLLLRSVGVRCVLVHGGGPQVDTMLRRVGKQPEFRDGLRVTDAETLEIVRMVLVGKINRDLVSTINSQAGEEPVAVGVSGEDAGLLTVTPADPSLGFVGNVTDVRAELIHRLLDDGLTPVISTIGADADGQPYNVNADEAARAIAVAMNAEKIVYLTAVPGLLENPKDETTLIQRLTAEELRARLGSDSIGKGMIPKLKACADAVEQGVNFAHIIDGRVNHSLLIELLTDHGVGTMITREKVA; this is translated from the coding sequence ATGAAGATTGTCCTTCTTCCGTCAGAGATCGCGACCGTGTTGGTCGAGGCACTTCCCTACATTCGCCAGTTCGCCGGCAAGTCGGTGGTGGTAAAGCTGGGCGGCGCGGCGATCGACCGCGAAAGCGACCTTGCGCTGGCGCAGGACGTGCTCCTGCTGCGAAGCGTCGGCGTGCGGTGCGTGCTTGTGCATGGCGGTGGGCCGCAGGTCGACACCATGCTGCGCCGGGTCGGCAAGCAGCCGGAGTTTCGCGACGGCCTCCGCGTGACTGACGCCGAGACGCTGGAAATCGTCCGCATGGTGCTGGTCGGCAAGATCAACCGCGATCTGGTTTCGACCATTAACAGTCAGGCGGGTGAGGAGCCGGTCGCGGTGGGGGTGTCGGGCGAGGACGCCGGCCTGTTGACGGTGACGCCGGCCGACCCCTCGCTCGGCTTCGTCGGCAACGTCACCGACGTTCGCGCCGAGCTGATTCACCGCCTGCTCGACGATGGGCTGACCCCTGTCATCTCGACGATCGGTGCGGACGCCGACGGCCAGCCCTATAACGTCAACGCCGACGAAGCCGCGCGGGCGATCGCGGTGGCAATGAACGCGGAGAAGATCGTTTATTTGACCGCGGTGCCCGGGCTGCTCGAGAACCCAAAGGACGAGACCACTTTGATCCAGCGCCTGACTGCCGAAGAGCTGCGGGCACGGCTGGGTAGCGACAGTATCGGCAAAGGCATGATCCCCAAGCTAAAGGCCTGCGCCGACGCGGTCGAGCAGGGGGTCAATTTCGCCCACATCATCGATGGCCGCGTCAATCACTCGCTGCTGATCGAGCTGCTTACCGACCATGGCGTCGGCACCATGATCACGCGGGAGAAAGTGGCGTGA